One Molothrus aeneus isolate 106 unplaced genomic scaffold, BPBGC_Maene_1.0 scaffold_437, whole genome shotgun sequence genomic window, cccaaatcctccccaaaaatccccaaatcccccacaAAAACAACAGGGACAAaaccccgggaccccccccaaccccaaaaactccaaatccccctccccaaaaaacccaaattctccccaaaacacAACAGGGACAAAACCTGGAGACGCCCCTGAACTcgaaacaccccaaatccccccaaaaaaacccaaagcccccctagaaaaccccaaatcctcccacccaaaaatccccaaatccgcccaaaaaaccccaaatcctccccaaaacccaacagGGACAAcacccagggacccctccccaacccaaaaaaccccaaatccccccaaaaaaccccaaatcccccccaaacaggaagaaaacccagggacccctccccaacccaaaaaaccccaaatcccccccaaaaaccccaaattctccccaaaacacAACAGGGACAAAATCTGGAGACCCCCCTGaacctaaaaaaccccaaatccccccccaaaaaaccccaaatccccccccaaaaaaccccaaatcctccccaaaccccaaatcccccaaaaaacccaacaggaaCAAAACCCAGGGACCACCTCTAACCTCAAAAaccctaaatccccccaaaaaaccccaaattctccccaaaaaccccaaatcccccccaaaactcAACAGGGACAAAACCTGGAGACCCTCCctgaccccaaaaaaccccaaatccacccaaaaaccccaaatcctccacaaaaaaccccaaatcccccctagaaaaccccaaatcctcccacccaaaatccccaaatccgcccaaaaaaaccccaaatcctccccaaaacccaagAGGGACAAAacccagggacccctccccaacccaaaaaaacccaaattcccctcaaaaaaccccaaattccccccaaaaaccccaaatcccccccaaaactcAACAGGGACAAAACCTGGAGACCCTCCctgaccccaaaaaaccccaaatcctccccaaaacccaacagGGACAAcacccagggacccctccccaacccaaaaaaccccaaatcctccccaaaaaaacccaaatccccccccaaaaaaccccaaatcccccctagaaaaccccaaatcctcccacccaaaaatccctaaatccacccaaaaaaccccaaatccccccaaaaaaccccaaatcccccccaaacaggaacaaaacccagggacccctcccccaaacccaaaaaccccaaatcctccccaaaaaccccaaatcctccccaaaaaccccaaatccccccccaaaaacccaaacggTGCCAGCAGGGAAGGATCCAGAACCTTTTATTccacccagagccccccaaacccacccggGTTCCTCCCAGATTTCGGGGTTCCCCGcgggttttggggggttcccCGAGGTGttgttggggtgtttttggggttttttgggggttcagGCGTGCAGGGCCCTCCAGCGATCCAGGGGCCCCCGGGCAGGGACGTATTTGACCCCGCAGCCGTCGGGGATCAGGCGCTTCTGGGCCACCATCTCCTCGAAGGCGTCGGCGTTGAACTTGGTGAAGCCCCATTTCTTGGAGATGTGGAtctggggaaccccaaaaatccgtcagggggaccccaaaaatcccccacagCAAAAACTGGGGCTCTCCAGGTGCCCCCATCCCAGTTTTGTAACGGTTTTCAGCACCGTGAACCCCCcttggtttggatttttgggcACCTCCATCTTGGTGAACCCCCATTTAATGGAGATGTGGAtctggggaaccccaaaaaatggtcagggggaccccaaaaatccatcagggagaccccaaaaccaccccacaGCAAAGTTTGGGGGTCTCCAGGTGCCCCCATCCCATTGGTTTAAAGGATTTTGGGGAATCTCATAGTTGGAAGTTTGGGTATTTGGGGTCCCCACACGTTGGGGAATCCCCTCGTTTGAAGGTTGaagttgggatttttggggtccccccataTTGGTGAACCCCCATTTCTTGGAGATGTGGATctgggggaaccccaaaaatccgtCAGGGggacccaaaaaatcccccacagTAAAATTTGGGGGTCTCCAGGTGCCCCCATCCCATTGGTTTAAAGGATTTTGGGAACCCCCTGGTTTGaagtttggatttttggggtcccccatgTTGGTGAAGCCCCACTTTGTAGAGATGTGGAtctggggaaccccaaaaaaacggtcagggggaccccaaaaatccatcagggggaccccaaaaatcccccacagCAAAATCGGGGGGTCTCCAGGTGCCCCCATCCCAGTTTTGTAAAGGTTTTCAGCACCGTGAACCCCCCTTGgtttggatttgggattttttggggtccccacaTGGTGGTGAACCCCCACTTAATGGAGATGTGGAATttgaggggaccccaaaaaatggtcaggggaccccaaaaccaccccaaagcaAAGTCTGGGGGTCTCCAGGTGCCCCCATCCCATTGGTTTAAAGGATTTTGGGAACCCCCTGGTTTGaagtttggatttttggggtcccccatgTTGGGGAACCCCCATTTAATGGAGATGTGGATctgggggaaccccaaaaatccgtcagggggaccccaaaaatcccccagagCAAAATTTGGGGCACCCCAAACCTTCTTAAAACCTTCTGgcaccccaaaaaattccaattttccTCCTCATCCCCTTAACTCAACATCCCCATAAATTTTGGGGCACCCCCCAACCTCCCcagatttttggggtgcccccagaACCCTTTGGGTGCCTTGAAAGTAATTCTGGGTGTCCCCAAAACCCTTTTGGGTGCCCcccagattttttttggggTGCTTCCAGAGCCTTTTGGGTGCCCCCAGagttttttggggtgccccctgGATTTGGAGTTTTTCTGGGGTGTCACAGATCCCTTTGGGTGCCCCCTGAATTTTTCGGGGTGTCCCTCAGGACCCTTTTGGGTGTCCCCCGAGTTTTCTGGGTGTCCCCCgagttttttggggttcccctcaagttttttggggttcccctcAAGTTTATTGGGGTGTTCCCCGAGTTTTCTCCCAgagttttttggggttccctcTGAATTTTCTGGGTGTCCCCTGAGTTTCCTGGGGTTCCCCCCaagttttttggggttccccccaGTTTTCTCCCAGAGTTTTCTCGattccccccattttttggaGTTCCCCCCCgagttttttgggtttctcCCCCCActtttttggggttccccccccTGTTTTTGGGGCTCCCCCCCGGTTTTTGGGTTCtctcccccatttttggggttccccccgGTTTTTGGGTTCTTCCGCCCATTTCTGGGGTTGCCCCccagtttttggggttcccccccAGTTTTTGGGTTCTCCCCCCCATTTCTGGGGTTCCCCCccagtttttggggttccccccccATTTCTGGGGTTCCCCCCcctgtttttggggttccccccccGGTTTTTGGGTTCTCTCCCCAGTTTTTGGGTTCTCCCCCCcctgtttttggggttccccccaTTTCTGGGGTTCCCCCCcagtttttgggttttctcccccgtttttggggttccccccccCATTTCTGGGGTTCCCCCCCAGTTTTTTGGGTTCCCCCCCGGTTTTTGGGTTCCCCCCcttgtttttgggttttctccCCCCcctgtttttggggttccccccgtttttggggtgcccgGTACCTTCTGGCGCCCCGGGAACTTGAACTTGGCTCTCCGGAGCGCCTCCACCACGTGCTCCTTGTTCTGGGCCTTGGTGCGGATGGACATGATCACCTGGCCAATGTGGACACGGGCCACCGTGCCCTGCGGCTTCCCGAAGGCTCCACGCATTCCTGTCTGCAGCCTGGGGGATggagagaccccagacccaattatagacacacacagagaccccagacccaattatagaccccagacccaattacagacacacacagagaccccagacccactGACAATGCACCCGCGCCACCGTGCCCTGCGGCTTCCCGAAGGCTCCACGCATTCCTGTCTGCAGCCTGGATACACacagagaccccagacccaattacagaaacacccagagaccccagacccattTATAGACCCCAGACCCAATTACAGACCTGCCCTgagaccccaaacccagcccagagccactgACAATGCACCCGGGCCCTGCGGCTTCCCAAAGGCTCCACGCATTCCTGTCTGCAGCCTGGATACACACAGAGACGGCAGACCCAATTatagacacacacagagaccccagacccaattatagacacacacagagaccccagacccaattATAGACCCCAGACCCAATTACAGACCTGCCCTGAGACCCCAAACCCAATTACAGACACACCCAGAGACCCTAAACCCACTGCCAATGCACCCGCGCCACCGGGCCCTGCGGCTTCCCCAAGGCCCCGCGCATCCCGGTCTGGAGCCTGGGGGGCagagagaccccagacccaattACAGACCCAATTATAGACCCCAGACCCAATTACAGACCCAATTATAGACCCCAGACCCAATTatagacacacacagagaccccagacccaattACGGACACACccagagaccccagacccactGACAATGCACCCGCGCCACCGTGCCCTGCGGCTTCCCAAAGGCCCCGCGCATCCCAGTCTGGAGCCTGCATCAACacagagaccccagacccaattatagaccccagacccaattacagaaacacccagagaccccagacccaattACAGACCCCAGACCCATTTATAGACCTGCCctgagaccccagacccaattACAGACacacccagagaccccaaacccagcccagagccactgACAATGCACCCGGGCCCTGCGGCTTCCCAAAGGCTCCACGCATTCCTGTCTGCAGCCTGGAGACAGacagagaccccagacccaattACAGACACAGACTGAGACCCCAGACCCATTTACTGACCTGCCctgagaccccagacccaattatagaccccagacccaattactgaccccaaacccagcccagacCCACTGACAATGCACCCGGGCCCTGCGGCTTCCCCAAGGCCTCGCGCATCCTGgtctgggagagagagagaccccagacccaattACAGACCTGCCCTGAGAGCCCAGACCCATTTACAGACCTGCCctgagaccccagacccaattatagaccccaaacccagcccagagccactgCCAATGCACCCGCGCCACCGTGCCCTGCGGCTTCCTGAAGGCCCCAGGAATTCCTGTCTGCAGCCTGGGGGATggagagaccccagacccattTACAGACCTGCCctgagaccccagacccaattATAGACACACACTGAGACCCCAAACCCACTGACAATGCACCCGGGCCCTGCGGCTTCCTGAAGGCCCCGAGCATCCCGGTCTGGAGCCTGGGGGATggagagaccccagacccaattatagacacacacagagaccccagacccaattACAGACCCCAGATCCAATTACAGACACACccagagaccccagacccaattACAGACCTGCCctgagaccccagacccaattacagaccccagacccaattAGAGACCCAATTacagaccccagacccaattACAGACACACCCAGAGCCACTGACAATGCACCCGCGCCCTGCGGCTTCCTGAAGGTTCCACACATCTCAGTCTGGAGCCTGCATCAACccagagaccccagacccaattACAGACCTGCccagagaccccagacccaattACAGGCCTGCCctgagaccccagacccaattACTGACCCAAGCCCACACCCCTGTCTGCAGCCTGCCagggggaaattggggaggGCTCAGCATGgggagaccccagacccaattCCAGACCCACccagagaccccagacccattTACAGACCTGCCctgagaccccagacccaaatACACCAACACccagagaccccagacccaattacagaaacacccagagaccccagacccaattACAGACATACACAAAGACCCCAGCCCCAGTCACAGACCTGCCCTGAGACCCCAGCCCCAATTCCAGACCCAAAGGgaccccaggcccagcccctggAGGGATTCTGGTGCCCCCCAGGGAAGGTTCGaagcccccagacccatttcagagggggttttggggttttatcccccccagtttgggttttttgccccCCCAGGGGAGATTTTTACCCCCcctggggtattttggggtttttttggggttttttgggtatttttggggtttttgcccCCCAgggtattttggttttttttgggttttttgtccccccccccccagggtattttgggtttttggggggttatttttgagttttttgtcCCCCCCCAgggtattttgggttttttggggctttttttggggttttttttgggtttttgccCCCCAGGgtattctgggtttttttggggggtatttttgggttttttgtccCCCCctgggtattttggggttttttggggggtatttttggggttttctgggggtttttgcCCCCCCCCAgggtattttgggtttttttggggggtttttgccCCCCCAGGgtattctgggttttttttggtttttggttttttttgggggggggttttggggtttttttggggtttttgcccCCCCCCAgggtattttgggtttttttggggttttttttggtttttttttggtttttttgtcccCCCGGCCCCTTTGGGAGCCCCCCCGGGTGGGGGAGGGGTCCCTACACAGccgggggggggaggggtcTCTGTGCGCAGCCACTGCACGCCGGGCCCCACGGGGGAGGGGCACGGCCGGCTTAATGAGCTGCGGTAATTAATGGGTTAATGAGCTGCGGTAATTAACGGGGCAATTAATGGCTTAATGAGCTGCGGTAATTAACGGGGCAATTAATGGCTTAATTAGCTGCGGTAATTAACGGGGTAATGAACGGCTAAATGAGCTGCGGTAATTAATGGGTTAATGAGCTGCGGTAATTAACGGGGCAATTAATGGCTTAATTAGCTGCGGTAATTAACGGGGCAATTAATGGCTTAATGAGCTGTGGGTAATTAACGGGGCAATTAATGGCTTAATGAGCTGCGGTAATTAACGGGGCAATTAATGGCTTAATGAGCTGCGGTAATTAACGGGGTAATTAATGGCTTAATTAGCTGCGGCAATTAACGGGTTAATGAACAGGTTAATTAGCTGCAGTAATTAATGGGTTCATTAATGGCTTAATGAGCTGAGGGCAATTAATGGGTTCATTAATGGCTTAATGAGCTGAGGGCAATTAATAGGTTAATGAACGGCTTAATGAGCTGCGGTAATTAACGGGTTAATGAGCTGAGGGTAATTAATGGGTTAATGGATGCCTTAATTAGCTGCGGTAATTAACGGGGTAATTAATGGCTTAATGAGCTGAGGGCAATTAATGGGTTAATGAATGCCTTAATGAGCTGTGGTAATTAACGGGTTAATTAATGGCTTAATTAGCTGCGGTAATTAACGGGGTAATGAGCTGCGGTAATTAATGGGTTAATGAAGGGCTTAATGAGCTGCGGGTAATTAACGGGTTAATGAACGGCTTAATGAGCTGCGGTAATTAATGGGTTAATGAGCTGAGGGTAATTAATGGGTTAATTAACGGCTTAATTAGCCGCGGTAATTAACGGGTTCATTAATGGCTTAATGAGCTGAGGGCAATTAATGGGTTAATTAATGACTTAATTAGCTGTGGGTAATTAATGGCTTAATGAGCTGAGGATTTCGGGGACCCCTGCAAATTTCAGGACGCCCCCAATTCATGGGGGGACCTTCCCACGACCCATCCCGGAAACTTCTCCCCTTTAACTTTGGGAATCTCCCCAAAACTCCAGGAACccccccaggattttggggtttccctgAGGATTTCGGGGCCCCCTgaagattttggggtcccccaaaAGGGATTTCAAAGCCCCCCAAATTTTAAGGACACCCCAAATTCAGGGGGACCTTCCCATGATCCATCCCGGAAACTTCTCTCTCCCCTTTAACTTCAGGAACCCCCCTAAAACTCCACCAAACCCCCCCAGAATTTCGGGGTTCCCCTGAGGATTTCGGGGTCCCCCTGGAGATTTCGGGGTCCCTCAAAAGGATCTCCAACACCCCCAAGTTTTTAAGACACCCCAAATTCATGGGGGCCTTCCCATGATCCCATCCCAGAAACTTCTCACCTTTAACTTTCGCAATCTCCCCAAAACTCCAGGAACTCCCCAAAATTTCGGGGTCCCCCTGATAATTTCGGGGACTCCCTGAGGATTTCAGGGTCCCCCTGAAGATTCTGGGGCCCCCCAAAAGGGACCTCAAATATGCCCCCAAATTTCAGGACGCCCCCAATTCATGGGGACCTTCCCATGATCCCATCCCGGAAACTTCTCCCCTTTATCTTCAGGAACCCCCCAAgaattttggggtgcccccagaaatttggggtcccccctgAGAATTTCGGGGTTCCCctgaggattttggggacccCTGCAAATTTTTAGGACACCCCCAATTCATGGGGACCTTCCCATGATCCCATCCCAGAAACTTCTCCCCTTTAACTTCAGGAACGCCCATAAAACTCcaccaaacccccccaggattttggggtttcccagaGGATTTCGGGGTCCCCCCGGTGATTTCGGGGTGCCCCCGGTGATTTCGGGGTGCCCCACCTGTCGGCCCCGGCACAGGAGAGCATTTTGTTGATGCGGATGACGTGGAAGGGGTGCAGGCGCACGCGGATGTGGAAGCCGTCCTTGCCGCAGCTCTTCACCATGTACTTGTTAGCGCAGATCCGGGCggcctccagggctggggaggggaaatttggggggtcAGGACCCCTCCTCACGTtgctgagacccctccccaaaaaatccacaaaaaaacccGAGGTTTTTGGGcgaaaatttggggtttttaggcgaaaatttggaatttttacATGAAAATTTGCGCATTTTTAGGTGAAGAAGTCAAGGCTCCCATGTGAAAATTGGAGGTTGTGAAGTGAAAATCTGGGGGTTCTAggtggaaatttgggggttCTAGAAAAAAATTTGGGGGTTCTAGGgaaagatttggggtttttaggtgaaaatttggggtttttaggtgaaaatttggggtttttaggccAAAATTCGCCGGTTTTAGGTGAAAATTCAAGGCTCGTCTCggaaagtttggggttttttcaggtgGAAATTCAGgggttttaggaaaaaaattcaggggtttttgtgggaaatttggggggttttgtgggaaatttgggggtttgaggacaaaatttggggtttttaggtgAAAATTTGAGGTTTTTAGGCCAAAATTCGCCATTTTCACGTGAAAATTCAAGGCTTGTCTCaaaaagtttgggtttttttcaggtggAAATTCAGgggttttagaaaaaaaatttggaggtttttgtgggaaatttggggggttttgtgggaaatttgggggtttgagaaaaaaatttggaGGTTTTAGGgaaagatttgggttttttggggagaattttggggtttttgggtgcaTGCCCAGCTCTTCACCATGCGCTTGTTAGCGCAGATCCGGGCggcctccagggctggggaggggaaatttggggggtcAGGACCCCTCCTCACATtgctgagacccctccccacaaaatccagaaaaaaacccgAGGTTTTTGGGcgaaaatttggggttttaggtgaaaatttggggtttttaggccAAAATTCGCCATTTTTAGGGGAAAATTCAAGGCTCGTCGCGGAaagattggggttttttcaggtgGAAATTCGGgggttttaggaaaaaaatttggaggtttttgtgggaaatttgggtatttgaggaaaaaatttgggggtttgaggaaaaaatttggggttttaggTGAAAATTTGAGGTTTTTAGGCCAAAATTCGCCGTTTTTAGGTGAAAATTCAAGGCTCGTCTCggaaagtttggggttttttcaggtggaaatttgggggttttaggaaaaaaaatttggaggtttttgtgggaaatttgggggtttgagaaaaaaatttggggtttttaggtgAAAATTTGGAGTTTTTAGGCAAAAATTCGGATTTTTTATGTGAAAATTTGAGGCTCCTACACGaaaatctggggttttttaggtGGAAATTTGGGGTGTTTAGGTGAAGATTTCAGGTTTGAAATTTTGGAGTTTTAGAcaaaaaatcctccccaaactcccaaaactcccccaaaacgcccaattttttaaacatctcccccccaaaaaccccaatttttcaaagatttcccccaaaatccccaattttttaaagatctccctcaaaaatccacccaaaaatcctccccaaatccccaattttccatATATctcccccaaaagccccaattttttaaacatctcccccaaaactcctccccaaaccccaattttTCAAAGATCTCTCCAAAAACTccaatttttttcaaagatctcccccaaaac contains:
- the RPL10 gene encoding large ribosomal subunit protein uL16 isoform X2, yielding MGRRPARCYRYCKNKPYPKSRFCRGVPDPKIRIFDLGRKKAKVDEFPLCGHMVSDEYEQLSSEALEAARICANKYMVKSCGKDGFHIRVRLHPFHVIRINKMLSCAGADRLQTGMRGAFGKPQGTVARVHIGQVIMSIRTKAQNKEHVVEALRRAKFKFPGRQKIHISKKWGFTNMGGPQKSQLQPSNEGIPQRVGTPNTQTSNYEIPQNPLNQWDGGTWRPPNFAVGWFWGLPDGFLGSP
- the RPL10 gene encoding large ribosomal subunit protein uL16 isoform X1; this translates as MGRRPARCYRYCKNKPYPKSRFCRGVPDPKIRIFDLGRKKAKVDEFPLCGHMVSDEYEQLSSEALEAARICANKYMVKSCGKDGFHIRVRLHPFHVIRINKMLSCAGADRLQTGMRGAFGKPQGTVARVHIGQVIMSIRTKAQNKEHVVEALRRAKFKFPGRQKIHISIKWGFPNMGDPKNPNFKPGGSQNPLNQWDGGTWRPPDFALGWFWGPLTIFWGPLKFHISIKWGFTTMWGPQKIPNPNQGGFTVLKTFTKLGWGHLETPRFCCGGFLGSP
- the RPL10 gene encoding large ribosomal subunit protein uL16 isoform X3, yielding MGRRPARCYRYCKNKPYPKSRFCRGVPDPKIRIFDLGRKKAKVDEFPLCGHMVSDEYEQLSSEALEAARICANKYMVKSCGKDGFHIRVRLHPFHVIRINKMLSCAGADRLQTGMRGAFGKPQGTVARVHIGQVIMSIRTKAQNKEHVVEALRRAKFKFPGRQKIHISKKWGFTKFNADAFEEMVAQKRLIPDGCGVKYVPARGPLDRWRALHA